A stretch of Eleutherodactylus coqui strain aEleCoq1 chromosome 2, aEleCoq1.hap1, whole genome shotgun sequence DNA encodes these proteins:
- the DYRK2 gene encoding dual specificity tyrosine-phosphorylation-regulated kinase 2 isoform X2 produces the protein MGRGSEGASQLQPSPALPRSAAGTGPSSPVSLPPLRSSNAAHTTGGNKHTMNEHLHVSSHGQIQVQQLFEDNSNKRTVLTTQPNGLTAVSKTGLPAVPERQIESTHRRQGSSSSLKSTDGTTKVKSSSLTPEQAMKQYMQKLSDFEHHEIFNYPEIYFLGPNAKKRQGVIGGPSNGGYDDDQGSYVQVPHDHIAYRYEVLKVIGKGSFGQVVKSYDHKLHQHVALKMVRNEKRFHRQAAEEIRILEHLKKQDKDNNMNVIHMLENFTFRNHICMTFELLSMNLYELIKKNKFQGFSLPLVRKFAHSILQCLDALHKNRIIHCDLKPENILLKQQGRSGIKVIDFGSSCYEHQRVYTYIQSRFYRAPEVILGGRYGMPIDMWSLGCILAELFTGYPLLPGEDEGDQLACMIELLGMPSQKLIDSSKRGKNFVSSKGYPRYCTVTTLSDGSVVLNGGRSRRGKLRGPPGNREWATALKGCDDPLFLDFLAQCLEWDPALRMTPSQALRHHWLRRRLPKPPTGEKASSKRITESSGAITSISKLPPTSGSATKLRTNLAQMTDANGNIQQRTVLPKLVS, from the coding sequence ACTGGCGGCAATAAGCACACAATGAATGAACATCTGCACGTTAGTAGCCATGGACAGATCCAAGTGCAGCAACTATTTGAAGATAATAGCAACAAAAGGACAGTCTTGACAACACAACCCAATGGGCTCACGGCTGTTAGCAAGACTGGGTTACCTGCTGTACCAGAAAGGCAAATAGAAAGCACACACCGTAGACAAGGAAGTTCTAGCTCTTTGAAATCTACAGATGGGACAACCAAAGTAAAGTCCTCATCGTTAACCCCAGAACAAGCAATGAAGCAATACATGCAAAAACTATCAGACTTTGAGCACCATGAAATTTTTAACTATCCTGAAATTTATTTTTTGGGTCCAAATGCAAAGAAACGTCAAGGTGTGATCGGTGGGCCAAGTAATGGTGGCTACGATGATGACCAGGGCTCATATGTGCAAGTGCCACATGATCATATTGCTTATCGGTATGAAGTTCTTAAGGTGATTGGCAAAGGAAGTTTTGGGCAAGTAGTCAAGTCTTATGATCACAAACTCCATCAGCACGTGGCCTTAAAAATGGTAAGGAATGAGAAACGTTTCCATCGTCAAGCCGCAGAGGAAATTCGGATTCTAGAGCACCTCAAGAAGCAGGATAAAGATAACAATATGAATGTCATCCACATGTTGGAGAACTTCACATTCCGCAATCATATCTGCATGACGTTTGAGCTGCTGAGCATGAACCTTTATGAGCTCATAAAGAAAAACAAATTTCAGGGCTTCAGCCTGCCTTTGGTCCGCAAGTTTGCGCACTCTATTCTACAGTGCTTGGATGCTTTGCACAAAAACAGAATAATCCACTGTGACCTTAAACCTGAGAACATTTTGCtgaagcaacagggtagaagtggCATAAAAGTGATCGATTTTGGCTCCAGCTGTTATGAGCATCAGCGAGTTTACACTTACATACAGTCACGCTTCTATCGAGCTCCGGAGGTAATCCTTGGTGGTCGCTATGGCATGCCTATTGACATGTGGAGCTTGGGTTGTATTCTAGCCGAATTATTCACTGGTTATCCACTCTTACCGGGAGAAGATGAAGGTGATCAGTTGGCATGTATGATTGAGTTGCTTGGGATGCCATCCCAAAAACTGATTGATTCGTCAAAGCGAGGCAAGAATTTTGTCAGCTCCAAAGGTTATCCCCGTTATTGCACTGTTACAACTCTGTCAGATGGATCTGTGGTACTCAATGGTGGCCGTTCTCGAAGAGGAAAACTACGAGGCCCTCCTGGGAATAGAGAATGGGCAACTGCATTGAAAGGCTGCGATGATCCCTTGTTTCTTGATTTTTTAGCACAGTGTTTAGAATGGGATCCCGCTTTGCGAATGACACCCAGCCAAGCATTACGACACCATTGGCTACGTAGACGCTTGCCAAAGCCTCCAACTGGAGAGAAGGCCTCATCCAAAAGAATAACTGAAAGTTCTGGTGCTATAACATCCATTTCTAAGTTACCTCCCACATCAGGCTCAGCTACAAAACTAAGAACTAATTTGGCCCAAATGACTGATGCCAATGGAAATATTCAGCAAAGGACTGTGTTGCCAAAGCTTGTTAGCTGA
- the DYRK2 gene encoding dual specificity tyrosine-phosphorylation-regulated kinase 2 isoform X1, which translates to MLTRKAAAAAAVQASGRGSEGASQLQPSPALPRSAAGTGPSSPVSLPPLRSSNAAHTTGGNKHTMNEHLHVSSHGQIQVQQLFEDNSNKRTVLTTQPNGLTAVSKTGLPAVPERQIESTHRRQGSSSSLKSTDGTTKVKSSSLTPEQAMKQYMQKLSDFEHHEIFNYPEIYFLGPNAKKRQGVIGGPSNGGYDDDQGSYVQVPHDHIAYRYEVLKVIGKGSFGQVVKSYDHKLHQHVALKMVRNEKRFHRQAAEEIRILEHLKKQDKDNNMNVIHMLENFTFRNHICMTFELLSMNLYELIKKNKFQGFSLPLVRKFAHSILQCLDALHKNRIIHCDLKPENILLKQQGRSGIKVIDFGSSCYEHQRVYTYIQSRFYRAPEVILGGRYGMPIDMWSLGCILAELFTGYPLLPGEDEGDQLACMIELLGMPSQKLIDSSKRGKNFVSSKGYPRYCTVTTLSDGSVVLNGGRSRRGKLRGPPGNREWATALKGCDDPLFLDFLAQCLEWDPALRMTPSQALRHHWLRRRLPKPPTGEKASSKRITESSGAITSISKLPPTSGSATKLRTNLAQMTDANGNIQQRTVLPKLVS; encoded by the coding sequence ACTGGCGGCAATAAGCACACAATGAATGAACATCTGCACGTTAGTAGCCATGGACAGATCCAAGTGCAGCAACTATTTGAAGATAATAGCAACAAAAGGACAGTCTTGACAACACAACCCAATGGGCTCACGGCTGTTAGCAAGACTGGGTTACCTGCTGTACCAGAAAGGCAAATAGAAAGCACACACCGTAGACAAGGAAGTTCTAGCTCTTTGAAATCTACAGATGGGACAACCAAAGTAAAGTCCTCATCGTTAACCCCAGAACAAGCAATGAAGCAATACATGCAAAAACTATCAGACTTTGAGCACCATGAAATTTTTAACTATCCTGAAATTTATTTTTTGGGTCCAAATGCAAAGAAACGTCAAGGTGTGATCGGTGGGCCAAGTAATGGTGGCTACGATGATGACCAGGGCTCATATGTGCAAGTGCCACATGATCATATTGCTTATCGGTATGAAGTTCTTAAGGTGATTGGCAAAGGAAGTTTTGGGCAAGTAGTCAAGTCTTATGATCACAAACTCCATCAGCACGTGGCCTTAAAAATGGTAAGGAATGAGAAACGTTTCCATCGTCAAGCCGCAGAGGAAATTCGGATTCTAGAGCACCTCAAGAAGCAGGATAAAGATAACAATATGAATGTCATCCACATGTTGGAGAACTTCACATTCCGCAATCATATCTGCATGACGTTTGAGCTGCTGAGCATGAACCTTTATGAGCTCATAAAGAAAAACAAATTTCAGGGCTTCAGCCTGCCTTTGGTCCGCAAGTTTGCGCACTCTATTCTACAGTGCTTGGATGCTTTGCACAAAAACAGAATAATCCACTGTGACCTTAAACCTGAGAACATTTTGCtgaagcaacagggtagaagtggCATAAAAGTGATCGATTTTGGCTCCAGCTGTTATGAGCATCAGCGAGTTTACACTTACATACAGTCACGCTTCTATCGAGCTCCGGAGGTAATCCTTGGTGGTCGCTATGGCATGCCTATTGACATGTGGAGCTTGGGTTGTATTCTAGCCGAATTATTCACTGGTTATCCACTCTTACCGGGAGAAGATGAAGGTGATCAGTTGGCATGTATGATTGAGTTGCTTGGGATGCCATCCCAAAAACTGATTGATTCGTCAAAGCGAGGCAAGAATTTTGTCAGCTCCAAAGGTTATCCCCGTTATTGCACTGTTACAACTCTGTCAGATGGATCTGTGGTACTCAATGGTGGCCGTTCTCGAAGAGGAAAACTACGAGGCCCTCCTGGGAATAGAGAATGGGCAACTGCATTGAAAGGCTGCGATGATCCCTTGTTTCTTGATTTTTTAGCACAGTGTTTAGAATGGGATCCCGCTTTGCGAATGACACCCAGCCAAGCATTACGACACCATTGGCTACGTAGACGCTTGCCAAAGCCTCCAACTGGAGAGAAGGCCTCATCCAAAAGAATAACTGAAAGTTCTGGTGCTATAACATCCATTTCTAAGTTACCTCCCACATCAGGCTCAGCTACAAAACTAAGAACTAATTTGGCCCAAATGACTGATGCCAATGGAAATATTCAGCAAAGGACTGTGTTGCCAAAGCTTGTTAGCTGA